A DNA window from Dehalococcoidales bacterium contains the following coding sequences:
- the hpt gene encoding hypoxanthine phosphoribosyltransferase, producing MVVEPRTEVLLSREEIAATVDRLAVEVRRDYAGKNPLLLGILKGSFVFMADLVRRLDFPLEIDFVRLSSYGRGTETTGDIRVVQGLRSPVRGRDVLVIEDIVDTGLTTTYFLDYLRKKKPASLRLCSLVDKPARHRVPVVIDYPGFTVP from the coding sequence ATGGTTGTTGAACCGAGAACCGAGGTGCTCCTGTCAAGAGAGGAGATAGCCGCCACCGTAGACCGGCTGGCAGTGGAGGTCCGTCGCGACTACGCGGGAAAGAACCCTCTGCTGCTCGGTATCCTCAAGGGGTCGTTTGTATTCATGGCTGACCTGGTACGGCGACTTGACTTCCCGCTGGAGATAGACTTCGTCCGGTTATCCAGCTACGGTCGGGGAACAGAGACCACCGGAGACATCCGCGTCGTACAGGGACTTCGCTCGCCTGTCCGTGGACGTGATGTGCTGGTCATTGAAGATATTGTGGATACCGGCCTGACGACAACCTACTTCCTGGACTACCTGAGAAAGAAGAAGCCGGCTTCGTTGCGGCTCTGCTCCCTGGTGGACAAACCCGCCCGCCACAGGGTCCCGGTGGTGATAGACTACCCGGGTTTCACTGTCCCG